From the Carya illinoinensis cultivar Pawnee chromosome 4, C.illinoinensisPawnee_v1, whole genome shotgun sequence genome, one window contains:
- the LOC122306281 gene encoding uncharacterized protein LOC122306281, whose product MFQNQHSASIGVILRDCKGKVLMSVSKREHEVNNAIRIKMLAILRGLQLSAHLGIHHLIVESDSLILVQELQESEPSMSMVGNVIKDTKKLKNCFQSCEVRHVGRICNEAAHRLARFAWNVNDISLWWESFPNVIAQVLWNERHL is encoded by the coding sequence ATGTTTCAAAACCAACACAGTGCAAGTATTGGTGTTATCCTTAGAGATTGCAAAGGGAAAGTTCTTATGTCAGTTAGTAAGAGAGAACATGAAGTCAATAATGCAATAAGGATCAAGATGCTTGCTATTCTTAGGGGTTTGCAATTGAGTGCTCACTTAGGCATCCATCACCTCATAGTGGAAAGTGATTCACTAATTTTGGTACAGGAGTTACAGGAGTCAGAGCCTTCCATGTCCATGGTTGGCAATGTGATCAAAGACACAAAAAAGCTAAAGAATTGCTTTCAAAGCTGTGAAGTGAGACATGTTGGAAGAATATGTAATGAAGCTGCACATAGGCTTGCTAGATTTGCTTGGAATGTTAATGATATTAGCTTGTGGTGGGAATCTTTCCCTAATGTAATTGCTCAAGTCCTTTGGAATGAGAGACATTTGTAA
- the LOC122307348 gene encoding membrane metalloprotease ARASP, chloroplastic, with product MVISLSSYPPCSSSSLVRLTNSKSPISEFSLKPKTHFSKSPSSSICHSFSPSQLGLNFNKQFFFAKSRNPLGKRFDFRSWAIPGFDFGNFENAQSVLEAASVLTAIIIVHESGHFLAAYLQGIHVSKFAVGFGPILAKFNANNVEYSIRAFPLGGFVGFPDNDPDSNIPVDDENLLKNRPVLDRIIVISAGVVANIIFAYVIIFIQVSSVGLPVREAFPGVLVPEVQAFSAASRDGLLPGDVILAVNGKELPKIGPNAVSELVDVIKKNPKRNVLLKIERGQEDFQIGVTPDKNFDGTGKIGVQLSPNLKFSKVLPKNLLEAFNYTGNEFWGLSSNVLEGLKQTFLNFSQSASKVSGPVAIIAVGAEVARSNIDGLYQFAALLNLNLAVINLLPLPALDGGSLALILLEAARGGRKLPLEIEQTIMSSGIMLVILLGLFLVVRDTLNLDFIKDLM from the coding sequence ATGGTTATAAGCCTCTCCTCCTATCCACCATGTTCTTCCTCTTCCCTCGTCAGATTAACAAATTCAAAGTCACCTATCTCAGAATTTTCACTAAAGCCTAAAACGCACTTTTCAaaatctccttcttcttctataTGCCATTCATTTTCTCCATCACAACTCGGTTTGAATTTCAACAAACAATTTTTCTTTGCAAAGAGTAGAAACCCCCTTGGCAAAAGATTTGATTTTAGGTCTTGGGCAATTCCTGGATTTGATTTTGGGAACTTTGAGAATGCTCAGTCTGTTTTGGAGGCAGCTTCAGTGTTAACAGCCATAATCATTGTTCATGAGAGTGGTCACTTCCTTGCTGCTTATCTCCAAGGAATCCATGTAAGTAAATTTGCTGTTGGGTTTGGTCCAATTTTAGCTAAATTCAATGCAAACAATGTAGAATACTCTATTAGAGCTTTTCCTCTAGGGGGCTTTGTGGGGTTCCCTGATAATGATCCAGATAGTAACATTCCAGTTGATGATGAGAATTTGCTTAAGAATCGGCCCGTATTGGATAGGATTATTGTGATTTCAGCTGGTGTTGTTGCCAATATAATATTTGCATATGTGATCATCTTTATTCAAGTATCTTCAGTTGGTTTGCCTGTACGAGAGGCCTTTCCAGGAGTGCTTGTGCCCGAGGTTCAAGCCTTTTCGGCTGCTTCCCGAGACGGTTTGCTTCCTGGCGATGTGATACTTGCGGTTAATGGAAAGGAATTGCCAAAAATTGGGCCTAATGCAGTTTCTGAACTTGTTGATGTGATTAAGAAAAATCCTAAAAGAAATGTGTTGCTTAAGATTGAGAGGGGCCAGGAGGATTTTCAAATTGGGGTCACCCCAGATAAGAATTTCGATGGAACTGGTAAAATTGGTGTTCAGTTATcaccaaatttaaaattttcaaaggtTCTACCTAAGAATTTATTGGAGGCTTTTAATTATACTGGGAATGAATTTTGGGGCCTCTCATCCAATGTTTTGGAGGGTTTAAAACAGACTTTTCTAAACTTCTCCCAATCTGCAAGTAAGGTTTCAGGCCCCGTGGCTATTATTGCTGTTGGTGCTGAAGTAGCAAGGTCAAATATTGATGGGCTTTACCAATTTGCGGCGTTGCTTAATCTTAACCTTGCAGTAATAAACCTTCTTCCATTACCTGCTTTAGATGGGGGTTCCTTGGCTTTGATCCTCCTAGAGGCAGCTAGGGGAGGGAGAAAACTTCCTCTAGAAATAGAGCAGACAATTATGTCATCAGGGATCATGCTTGTTATACTCCTAGGGTTGTTCCTCGTTGTTCGGGACACACTTAACCTTGATTTCATTAAAGATTTGATGTAA
- the LOC122307349 gene encoding 2-alkenal reductase (NADP(+)-dependent)-like: MATTVVESKEWYMAAYAPEGVPTSDHLKLRSVNLSLAGDSIPDGHAIVQTLFISVDPYQRTRMTGMQDGLYFSQFKLDEVITAFSIGRVIRSKDDNYKEGDIVLNPFSPIANYCVVPAGSLIRKIDPTSGVPLPDYLSSLGVPGFAAWVGIEVLGEPKAGSNVFVSAAAGAVGMYAGQLAKLKGCRVVGSTGSDEKVKLIKDDFGYDDAFNYKKETDLDAALSKYFPDGIDIYFDNVGGEMLEAVLNHVNKYARIPICGMISEYKKKWTDRDGVRNLLNMVGKEIRMEGFLVGSYLDRFGDFAKEMESYIKEGKISSKYTTYHGVESYVESLGSLFTSTNIGKVVIEFKS, from the exons atggCTACTACTGTGGTAGAGAGTAAAGAATGGTACATGGCAGCGTATGCACCAGAAGGAGTTCCGACCTCCGATCATCTCAAACTCCGGTCTGTCAATCTCTCCCTCGCCGGAGATTCCATACCAGATGGTCATGCCATTGTCCAGACCCTCTTCATCTCCGTAGATCCCTACCAGCGAACCAGAATGACCGGCATGCAAGACGGGCTTTACTTCTCCCAGTTCAAACTCGACGAG GTAATCACTGCATTTTCAATTGGAAGGGTCATTCGGTCGAAGGACGATAATTACAAAGAGGGTGATATTGTCCTTAATCCATTCTCTCCGATTGCCAACTATTGTGTGGTACCTGCCGGGTCGTTAATACGAAAGATTGATCCAACATCTGGGGTTCCACTGCCAGATTATCTCAGTTCTCTAG gGGTACCGGGGTTTGCAGCATGGGTGGGGATCGAGGTGTTGGGAGAACCAAAGGCAGGGTCGAATGTGTTTGTTTCAGCTGCGGCTGGAGCGGTCGGAATGTATGCCGGACAATTGGCTAAGCTCAAAGGCTGCAGGGTTGTCGGTAGCACCGGGTCAGATGAGAAG GTAAAACTCATAAAGGATGATTTTGGGTATGACGATGCATTCAACTACAAGAAGGAAACTGATTTAGATGCTGCTTTAAGCAA GTACTTCCCTGATGGCATCGATATATATTTTGACAATGTTGGTGGCGAAATGCTTGAGGCTGTCCTCAATCACGTTAACAAGTATGCACGGATCCCAATCTGCGGAATGATATCTGAATATAAGAAG AAATGGACAGACAGAGATGGGGTAAGAAATCTCCTGAATATGGTAGGTAAAGAGATAAGGATGGAAGGGTTTTTAGTGGGTTCATATTTGGATCGTTTTGGAGATTTTGCAAAGGAAATGGAGAGCTACATAAAAGAGGGCAAGATTAGTTCCAAGTACACAACCTACCATGGAGTCGAGAGCTACGTGGAGAGCTTAGGCTCCCTCTTCACAAGCACTAATATTGGAAAAGTTGTGATTGAATTCAAATCATAA